The following is a genomic window from Nymphalis io chromosome 23, ilAglIoxx1.1, whole genome shotgun sequence.
TtatgatgattttatttttaaaatattgattgtagttcttttataatttattattgtgtaataataaaatattaattaattattattttagaaaaaaattgtgCCACGGCAGCGGCTGGTGGGTGACAGAACCGAATCGGCCCATATTCACTAATCTAAGGCAGAGTAGGTATTAATGTCAATTAATAAGGGGGGGTTAACCTCCTTACCCTTCCCCCTTAATTCGacactatttaaaattttaggaaATGGTAGTTTGGAGGTGACTAAACCTTTAATCATTAATATCTCGTTAACCATAGATTGTCATGTGAGGAGGAATGGTAAAGCAGGGGAGGTTTGTAAACCACCCCACCGTACCTCTCAACCCTACTTCCCACCCAAAATCGCGATGCGAATTGCTAAAGCGTTCCCCAAAGTTCATCTATAAaactataactttatttaaagtcTAGTCATAAACTAAATCCACAAgcttattaaattgtatacacCTAAAGCTGAGTGAATTGTGACTATCATTTTCTGGGCGTAATAATGCACTACATGTCTACACTTTGCACTACACTTCACTAAACTTGCAATACACTTCTAGGTGTTTAATAACTATTTCATCTGCATTATTAAGGCGCTCATCATATTTTTGTAACTACCAAGTTCATTTTTGTAACTtgcaatatattcaataaattcatGTAACTTATACAACTTAATTTCATGAATATATGCAAgccttaaagtaaaatttagtaGAGACTATATTACACAAACTCGGTGATTAGTgtgatttgataaataaattaatttaaatagaatgtCATCATACCCCATCCACAATCCGGCAGAAATGAACAGCAACACATGCACTGGTTATGTTTGGGAATTTGCTAGATGAATGAATGAGGACAGATATCTTCTTGGATCTGATCTTAGTTGCTCGATAGCCAAATACAAACAACATAGAATCTATAACATTGCTTTTACCACTTCCATTTGGACCAATTATAGATGTGAAActctgtaaattataatatattagctaTTACAAAACCACTTCGTTTAGCGCAAATTgaaatattcctatattttcTATAGACTAACAAGAAGCTTCTATACCAATCTCTTTAGTTATTAGACCATGATTGTAGGGCAAACATCAAAAACTTATGTatcaaaaatacttataaaacagtcttattatattatttaagtttcggtaatttaatttattaaatcttgCTTAACAACTATTTCATGGactcattgttttaaaattcattattataattatctaataacaacattatataaataaaaaagtaccttGTGAAATGGGCCTAGAGTTTGCAAACCTGCGtagcttttaaaattttcattaacaaTATGCGTAATAATTAATCTTGGTCCAGTTGTGTCGAATGTTAAAGCTGGTTTTGGCGCTGGAGGTATGTAGATATCACCTATACGCACTCCGCCTTCTTCATCATCAGATATATGATCTATTTCTCCAATTTCATCGTCATTATTACCGTTCTGTTGACTGGAAGTACTCGGATTATCATCAACTTCCATCGGTTCTTCTTCTCCTcttttcttctttattttttgcatttctttaatttattaatagttcatAGAAACAACTTAAAACGTTGTTATTAATAATCGTAAGAGTTATACacttaaattattcaaacaaaaataaaagcttaaacACAACAAACGTTAACAGCGAAAACGcggttaaacattttttaattttgttgacaTTTCAAAAATGAcagatttatgataatataaagttGTTTGTtcagaaatataatatgttatgttctTGTTATcgtttaaaactttattaatattagatttccttatttaattaaaattatatttgtgacttcataaaaaatgataatctgacttttttgataattgttaattattcttTCGTAACATTTTTATTCCCATGTCAATATATTTCTCTCTTAAAAATTTATCTGCTTTGCCCAATGACATTAGGCATGTAAAAAGAAAATTGGTTCTCATAATTGCGAAAACAGGATACAgaacgtagacagagaaacttcTGTCTACGGTACAGAAAAAGTAAGTCAATGTGAAATGTTATTGTCAGTTACTCAGTTGTCACTTGTCTGATTTGTCAAAAAAAATGGCGAATCGGACTGTAAAGGACGCGAAGTCTATCCGCGGTACTAATCCGCAATATTTAGTGGAAAAGATTATACGGTCGCGTATTTACGATTCAAAATATTGGAAAGAAGAATGTTTCGCTTTAACTGCAGAGCTATTAGTAGACAAAGCTATGGAATTACGTTATCTGGGAGGCGTGCACGGCGGCTTCATTTACCCAACACCGtttttatgtttacttttaaaaatgctACAAATACAACCTGAAAAAGATATTGtggttgaatttattaaaaacgagGAGTTTAAATATGTACGCGCTTTAGGTGCCTTCTATATGAGACTTACTGGTACATCACtggattgttataaatatttagagcCCCTATACAATGATAACAGAAAATTACGGCGACAAAATCGTGACGGACAATACGAGTTAATCCACATGGATGAGTATATCGATGAGTTGTTGCGTGAGGAACGTTTATGTGATGTTATTTTACCGCGAATTCAAAAAAGACACATACTTgaagaaaataatgaattagaGCCAAAAGTATCCGCTCTAGATGATGACTTGGACGAAGATGTGCCTTCAGATGAAGAAATTGTTGATACTGAGACCAAAGAAAATAGAAAGGAAAAAGATAGACGAGACAGAGATAGAAGACGAGAcaggtatttatattaaataaaactaataaagttTATTGAAACTTAGCAGTGGTGAATTTTTTAcattcagtaaatatttttttcacttatgaagtataaatatttgtcaatattacattatttcaaaAGTTGTAATTTGTCGTCTACGAgtgttttattaatagtaagttATAATCTCTTTGAgcttcattaaattattatttgcagATCTCGTGACCGTGAAAGACGTGATAAAGACCGTAAAAGAGAAAGATCAAGAAGTAGAGATCGTGACAGAAGATGGGAAAGGGAAAGAGAGAGGGAGCGAGATAGAGAACGAGTTCGTGATCGTGAAAGAGACAGAGAAAAGGAGAGAAGGGAACGGCATGAAGTCGATAGAAGAAGAGATAGAGGGCGCTATTaatgtaagaataaataattatgataatggtgatattttattttcgaaacctaaatattaaatttttttaggtAATTTCACATGCaaagaaaatacatacatatgtgcatgtataaataataattaatgggtataaataatacaaataattgctaataaaattatattaaatcaatatgaATGATATCATagtatattcttttaaataacattttatataaaatctcaattttatatacatatatattgtattcactctatgtacaattatttactttacaataaTTTGAAGATGTTTATTATGCctcaacataataataataatgtcctccaggccgattacggccacggcggctaatctcaagagatattagccaactacgcaggagatattgtagtgcacaagtgtgtgcgcaaacacaggtgcactttctattccttatctctcataatccgatcggACGGCAATcaaacacgaccggaaagagttcaggcgcaggaccaacggctttacgtgctttcctaggcacgggagagttcacacttccaacttccagactccggcctgctactgagaattttctgacagaaaaacccaataactttttattggctcgacctgggaattgaaaccaggacctccgggtctgttgCCTTatgtcaagccactagaccaacgaggcagcctcAACAGTAATATAGGTTATAAGCAAtgcgtaataatataaaaatatttaagattacaattaaaacaacacttaattgttttcattttataacttacatctcaatgataaaattattactaaaccCAGCagtatttatctaatatttattaaattaaatttttaataactaacatTTCAGTGTACAGCGTgcataatttcaaattttttatgaTGAATTATCAATTTTACAACCATTTgtcttgtaaaaaatattattaataattccagtacctatttattattacatagcaTTAAGTACTACTCTTATTGATTGACAAGCCAGAACACAACTGCAACAGAAAGAATGTCACCTTGTCATGTTGAATAATATCAATGTCCTTTTTGGCATAAAGTTACAAAACTTTATGCCAAAAAggacataatttttaatttcattttatttattcatttaaatgaacattatttttagaatctCATAATTAAAAGAAGCATCATTTGTAatgttaagtttattaattaaaatttcttattaacATCCTTAATCatgttgataaaaattaaactaaaaaaaggGTTTTATGCTTCTTAATTTATCTAAATTGGATTAATTTTTATGGTGTTAAAATACAATTGGTTCAAACTAAATATGGTATATCACAAAAATGAAGATATTAGTTGTTGCAATCATAACAGGAATAAAATTTACATGACAAATTTACCTGAGCATATACCatgagcatatatatataaccataagCGGACACTGTCAAttgccacctgatagtaagtggtcagcaCCCCTAAAGCATTGGTGTATTAAGAAACattccatacatcgccaatgcgccaccaaccttggaaatttagatgttatttcccttgtaaaattattaataaaacttgaaCTACATGTAGAATACCttacaaataacaatataaccTAAATGAGCAAAAACGTATTACGGTGAATACTTTGTTCGTACATTTGCTTTAAAACTCACACATATAGTGTTGAAAATGTtcacaattttaaatacatcaaTTCTTTGTTtagattaaatttttcaaattacaTGTATACCCTTGatacaatttatttgtatacatttaatataaaaatatttttgttcctatatattattatctggtgttttatattttatttaatatttactaatcaggtcatgtaatttgtatttatctaCATTGTCTTCAAgttcatttaaatacattagttatattttaaataaaatgttatgtaaatagcctaactttaaaatataatatacttttggcatattttaatattagtattattaggaAGATATTGTAACAATATGAGATGAATAAAGATTAATGAACAAGTTATATTTCGCACCCTCACATGAAACTCAGagacattacataaaaaatatataaaagacattacattattacataataaagacATAGTCAATTGCAATggcaggagtaaagataaatattgctacagatttaaaataaactaatatggATACGTGAACAAATGGCGTTTTGTTAATGTTGACGAAGTTGTCATCGGAACTTCGAATTGAaagaaattatgtaaaatagtattgtagtataaataaaatatattcatcgagaactgttcgtagtgcataatatagcaaatagcatggaatatataaaactaagatTTCCTTACCTTTACTCCTGACATTGGAATAAATAATaggtatttgtgtttttttttttttttatagaataggaaggcggacgagcatatgggccacctgatggtaagtggtcaccaacgctcttagacattggcattgtaagaaatgtcaaccatcgcttacatatccaatgcgccaccaaccttgggaactaagattttatgtcccttgtgcctgtaattacactggctcactcacccttcaaaccggaacacaacaatatcaagtattgctgttttgcggtagaatatctgatgagtgggtggtacctacccagacgagcttgcacaaagccctaccaccataacACGGCCACCTTTCGCAGGACATATACTTAACGGAAAAACTCTTATAAAACTTATTGGCTGTACACGTGTTATGTAGCTTCAATATTccgtatatttaattaagctaGCCATTCGGTTAGACCAAACATGCAGTTACTGGATAATAAATTACTCTCATGATAcaatacactaaataaataaata
Proteins encoded in this region:
- the LOC126777689 gene encoding pre-mRNA-splicing factor 38; amino-acid sequence: MANRTVKDAKSIRGTNPQYLVEKIIRSRIYDSKYWKEECFALTAELLVDKAMELRYLGGVHGGFIYPTPFLCLLLKMLQIQPEKDIVVEFIKNEEFKYVRALGAFYMRLTGTSLDCYKYLEPLYNDNRKLRRQNRDGQYELIHMDEYIDELLREERLCDVILPRIQKRHILEENNELEPKVSALDDDLDEDVPSDEEIVDTETKENRKEKDRRDRDRRRDRSRDRERRDKDRKRERSRSRDRDRRWERERERERDRERVRDRERDREKERRERHEVDRRRDRGRY